From the genome of Thermogutta terrifontis, one region includes:
- the hisA gene encoding 1-(5-phosphoribosyl)-5-[(5-phosphoribosylamino)methylideneamino]imidazole-4-carboxamide isomerase — translation MEVWPAIDIRGGRCVRLCQGDFNRETVYGEDPVEMARHWQRLGAMRLHIVDLDGARTGNPTNFPVIIKIVQATGLVCQVGGGLRQTEAVAELLGAGVARVVIGTRAIKDPQWFRELCRRFPGQIVLGLDARDGLVATDGWLETTRESAVEVAQRFQDEPIAAIVYTDIASDGMLKGVNVAAMAALQRSVSVPVIASGGITTLEDIRALKAAGLAGCILGRALYEQRFSLSEALEAAGEREATEGGSVSANSAR, via the coding sequence GTGGAGGTCTGGCCCGCGATCGATATCAGAGGCGGCCGGTGCGTTAGGCTCTGCCAGGGGGACTTCAACCGGGAAACTGTATATGGCGAAGATCCGGTTGAAATGGCGCGGCACTGGCAGCGGCTAGGAGCAATGCGCCTCCATATTGTGGACCTCGACGGGGCCAGGACGGGAAACCCTACTAATTTTCCTGTAATAATCAAGATCGTTCAGGCAACGGGCCTGGTCTGCCAGGTGGGCGGGGGACTACGGCAGACTGAGGCGGTGGCGGAACTGCTCGGGGCAGGAGTGGCGAGAGTGGTCATCGGCACTCGGGCGATCAAGGATCCCCAGTGGTTCCGAGAGTTGTGCCGCCGATTTCCAGGGCAAATCGTCCTGGGGTTGGATGCTCGGGATGGATTGGTCGCCACCGATGGGTGGCTTGAGACCACACGGGAATCCGCCGTCGAGGTGGCGCAGAGATTCCAGGACGAGCCGATCGCTGCGATCGTTTATACGGACATTGCGAGTGATGGAATGCTGAAAGGCGTCAATGTGGCTGCGATGGCCGCGTTGCAGCGATCCGTCAGCGTCCCTGTGATCGCCTCGGGCGGAATCACCACGCTCGAGGACATCCGCGCCTTAAAAGCCGCGGGCCTGGCGGGTTGCATTTTGGGCCGGGCCCTCTATGAACAGCGTTTCAGCCTCTCGGAAGCACTGGAGGCCGCTGGAGAACGTGAAGCAACCGAAGGGGGATCCGTGTCGGCCAACTCGGCGCGGTGA
- a CDS encoding dodecin has translation MADAVYKKIQLVGTSTQSFSDAVAQAVKKAATMEKNPSWFEVVELRGSIADGKVAQYQVTVNIGCRIVDEK, from the coding sequence ATGGCTGACGCGGTGTACAAAAAAATTCAGCTTGTGGGAACCTCCACACAGTCGTTTAGTGACGCCGTGGCGCAGGCCGTCAAAAAGGCTGCCACCATGGAAAAGAATCCCTCCTGGTTTGAGGTCGTCGAGTTGCGAGGGTCGATTGCGGATGGCAAAGTCGCACAGTATCAGGTTACCGTCAATATTGGCTGTCGGATTGTCGACGAAAAGTGA
- a CDS encoding MBL fold metallo-hydrolase: MEQRDPKVVTIVSAMFGQNCYVVYRDNRSDCIIIDPGLDWGKIIRKVTQLDLTPAAILITHGHADHIAGVEAVKQRWPEAEIVVGRRDAQKLTDPTLNLSADFGFPLTTPPADRLVEDGRFLDYAGMKILVREVPGHSEGHVIYLLNDATPPLAFVGDVIFAGSVGRTDFPGGDFELLAEGIRSKIYTLPPETQLWAGHGPPTTVGHEKTHNPFVRG; encoded by the coding sequence GTGGAACAGCGAGATCCCAAAGTGGTCACGATCGTCTCGGCCATGTTTGGCCAAAACTGCTACGTGGTCTACCGGGATAACCGTTCTGATTGCATCATCATCGATCCAGGTCTGGACTGGGGAAAAATCATCCGAAAAGTCACGCAACTCGATCTCACGCCTGCGGCGATCTTGATCACCCACGGTCATGCAGACCATATCGCTGGAGTGGAAGCCGTGAAGCAGCGGTGGCCGGAGGCCGAGATTGTCGTTGGGAGACGCGACGCGCAAAAACTGACCGATCCTACCCTGAATCTGTCAGCAGATTTCGGATTCCCCCTAACCACGCCACCTGCTGACAGACTCGTCGAGGACGGCCGTTTTTTGGACTATGCGGGTATGAAAATCCTTGTCCGGGAAGTTCCCGGGCACTCCGAGGGGCACGTAATTTACCTTCTGAACGACGCCACCCCGCCCCTGGCATTCGTCGGTGACGTGATTTTTGCCGGGAGCGTCGGGCGTACCGACTTTCCGGGGGGCGATTTTGAACTCCTGGCGGAAGGGATCAGGTCCAAGATTTACACGTTGCCCCCGGAGACGCAACTCTGGGCGGGCCACGGCCCACCGACCACCGTGGGGCACGAGAAAACACACAATCCTTTTGTCCGTGGATAG
- a CDS encoding DUF1571 domain-containing protein has translation MLTRRFLLSSCSLVAVIAGISLCSGLAAQQANDPSKQSSGPQAQLRIADRSAPQENTVVEHPLMPAIRWAYQGLQDIQKIQDYSAIMVKRERIDGKLNDPEYAFVKIRHKPFSVYMYFLEPASVKGQEVIYVEGANGGKMWAHPAGIRNKLIGTVSLDPTGPIAMQNSRYPITEIGILNLVRRLIEVGEQDMKYGECEVKFFEGAKINDRTCTCIQVVHPVPRRNFRFHLARIYVDTEYNLPIRYESYDWPTEPNGPPQLIEEYTYLNIKLNNGFTDMDFDIRNPNYDFRVKDKEAQ, from the coding sequence ATGTTAACGAGGCGATTTCTCCTCTCTTCCTGTTCTCTGGTCGCGGTCATCGCGGGAATCAGTCTTTGCAGTGGACTGGCAGCCCAGCAGGCGAATGACCCATCAAAACAGTCGTCGGGTCCCCAGGCGCAGTTAAGGATTGCCGACCGATCCGCTCCGCAGGAAAACACAGTCGTGGAACACCCCCTCATGCCTGCGATCCGCTGGGCGTATCAGGGCCTTCAGGATATCCAGAAAATCCAGGATTACTCGGCGATCATGGTCAAACGGGAGCGGATAGACGGAAAGTTGAACGATCCCGAGTACGCGTTCGTCAAGATCCGGCACAAGCCGTTCAGCGTTTACATGTATTTCCTGGAACCCGCGTCAGTTAAGGGGCAGGAAGTGATCTATGTGGAAGGCGCGAACGGAGGCAAGATGTGGGCCCATCCCGCAGGGATCCGGAACAAGCTTATCGGCACGGTCTCGCTCGATCCCACAGGACCAATTGCCATGCAGAATAGTCGATACCCTATCACAGAAATAGGAATTCTCAATCTCGTGCGGCGGTTGATCGAGGTGGGCGAACAGGACATGAAATACGGAGAATGTGAGGTCAAGTTTTTCGAGGGCGCAAAAATCAACGACCGCACCTGTACATGTATCCAGGTGGTGCATCCGGTTCCACGGCGCAACTTCCGCTTCCATCTCGCTCGCATCTATGTGGACACCGAGTACAACCTCCCAATCCGCTATGAGTCGTACGATTGGCCGACAGAGCCGAATGGGCCACCTCAACTCATCGAAGAGTACACTTATTTGAATATCAAATTGAATAATGGCTTCACCGACATGGACTTTGATATTCGCAACCCGAATTACGACTTTCGGGTGAAAGATAAAGAGGCTCAGTGA
- a CDS encoding putative molybdenum carrier protein — METGFQANSVKRSGSPGCFRQPIPPWLMTQAPFVVISGGQTGVDRAALDAARESNLAHGGWCPAGRLAEDGRIPEIYALIETPTAEYAVRTEWNVRDSDGTLILTSENLTGGTRLTAVIALRYNKPLLVVDLARIGDPEQIAQRILEWLRMHKIRVLNVAGPRESTCPGIYARAKRVLDAVLTKLGRPGP, encoded by the coding sequence ATGGAAACGGGTTTTCAAGCGAACTCGGTGAAACGGTCCGGGAGTCCCGGCTGCTTCCGTCAGCCTATCCCGCCCTGGTTAATGACTCAAGCGCCCTTCGTGGTCATCAGCGGGGGCCAAACGGGAGTCGATCGGGCTGCCCTCGATGCCGCCCGCGAAAGCAATCTCGCTCACGGCGGCTGGTGTCCTGCCGGCCGACTTGCCGAGGATGGCCGAATTCCCGAGATTTACGCGTTGATCGAAACACCGACGGCCGAGTATGCGGTGCGCACCGAGTGGAATGTACGAGATTCCGACGGCACACTCATTCTGACGTCTGAAAACCTGACGGGGGGCACTCGCCTTACGGCCGTAATCGCTTTGCGGTACAACAAGCCTCTGTTAGTGGTCGATCTCGCGCGAATCGGTGATCCGGAGCAAATCGCACAGCGGATTCTTGAATGGCTTCGTATGCATAAAATCCGCGTGCTCAACGTAGCAGGCCCTCGAGAAAGCACTTGCCCGGGCATTTACGCCCGGGCTAAGCGCGTGTTGGACGCTGTTTTGACGAAACTCGGGCGGCCTGGGCCGTGA
- the pheA gene encoding prephenate dehydratase — MVMAKGLKSAKSFGVSGKPTASKVQQALQALDEHLLALINRRAELSLQLAELRKEEGEPDFQLSDEDRQLAAVLEKNPGPLSRAATQAIFREVLSACRALIKPLRVAYLGPQYSYSHLAALHRFGQQVEYVAVGSISAVFEEVLRGHAQFGIVPLENSTDGRIADTLDMFIRTPARICGQVELEIHHTLLAKCPRSEIREVYSRPQALSQCRNWLAKHLPGARLIEVTSTSTAAQLASEKPGAAAIASLQAGVFYGLTPLAENIEDNPGNTTRFAIIGNQICARTGNDKTALMFQVEHRPGALADAMNVFKRNRLNLTWIESFPAPGCRGAYYFFVELEGHESEQRVRRALNALKSKTQRLEILGSYPVTAPVST, encoded by the coding sequence ATGGTTATGGCCAAAGGCCTGAAATCTGCCAAGTCCTTCGGTGTCAGCGGGAAACCGACGGCCAGCAAAGTCCAACAGGCACTGCAGGCTCTGGATGAGCATCTTCTCGCGCTCATCAATCGCCGGGCCGAGCTGAGCCTGCAGCTAGCTGAACTCCGCAAAGAGGAAGGAGAGCCCGATTTTCAGCTTTCAGACGAAGATCGGCAATTGGCGGCGGTCCTCGAAAAAAACCCCGGACCGTTGAGCCGGGCAGCGACGCAGGCCATCTTCCGTGAAGTTCTCAGCGCTTGCCGGGCGCTCATCAAGCCTCTTCGGGTGGCTTACCTCGGCCCACAGTACAGCTACAGTCACCTCGCAGCCCTTCACAGATTTGGCCAGCAGGTGGAATATGTTGCTGTGGGAAGCATCTCGGCCGTTTTTGAGGAGGTGCTCCGGGGGCACGCCCAGTTTGGGATCGTACCTCTGGAAAATTCCACGGATGGCCGTATCGCTGATACGCTGGACATGTTCATCCGCACCCCGGCGCGAATTTGTGGCCAGGTCGAGCTGGAAATTCATCACACGCTGCTTGCGAAATGCCCCCGCTCTGAGATTCGCGAGGTCTACAGCCGCCCCCAGGCCTTGTCCCAATGCCGCAACTGGCTGGCCAAGCACCTCCCAGGCGCCCGCCTTATTGAGGTGACGAGTACTTCAACTGCCGCACAACTCGCTTCGGAGAAGCCGGGAGCGGCTGCCATCGCAAGTCTTCAGGCGGGTGTTTTTTACGGACTGACACCACTTGCGGAGAATATTGAAGACAATCCGGGAAATACGACACGTTTTGCGATCATTGGAAATCAAATCTGTGCGAGAACAGGCAACGACAAGACCGCCTTGATGTTCCAGGTGGAACACAGACCCGGAGCCCTGGCTGACGCGATGAACGTGTTCAAGCGGAATCGCCTCAATCTTACGTGGATCGAGTCCTTTCCGGCCCCGGGATGCCGAGGGGCATACTACTTCTTTGTGGAACTGGAAGGTCATGAGTCGGAGCAGCGGGTACGGCGGGCTTTGAATGCCCTCAAAAGCAAGACCCAACGATTGGAGATTCTCGGCTCGTATCCTGTCACCGCTCCGGTAAGCACGTGA
- a CDS encoding class I SAM-dependent methyltransferase — protein MSHTVEYRGNRSRYQYREERTTAMAASLRKFRAPSAADWDTVYREGLPPWEMGIPSPALEEFLKRELIRKGSVLELGCGTGADAVLLAQKKFDVTAIDFAPTAIERARTRAQRAGARLCLVLEDVFLYNYKGATFDLVYDCGFYQYVRLWELSRLLDLLWRVTKPGSYYLSVSYCGTEEFPGLTSVTEDNIRWELGRLFELKELSTFRFYSPLQRKEIDGISALLYRPEPKRTEKQ, from the coding sequence ATGTCTCACACGGTTGAATATCGAGGCAATCGTTCACGCTACCAATATAGAGAAGAACGGACCACAGCTATGGCGGCGAGTTTACGAAAGTTCCGTGCGCCTTCCGCTGCTGATTGGGACACTGTTTATCGAGAAGGCTTGCCCCCGTGGGAAATGGGGATACCGTCCCCTGCACTCGAAGAGTTTTTGAAGCGGGAACTCATTCGTAAGGGAAGTGTCCTGGAACTGGGTTGTGGTACGGGAGCCGACGCGGTCCTGCTTGCGCAAAAGAAATTTGATGTCACGGCCATCGACTTTGCACCCACGGCAATTGAAAGGGCCCGGACGCGGGCCCAGCGGGCCGGGGCGCGGTTGTGTCTGGTTCTCGAGGATGTCTTCCTGTACAACTATAAGGGAGCGACCTTCGATCTCGTTTATGATTGTGGGTTTTATCAGTACGTTCGTCTTTGGGAGTTGTCGAGGCTTCTCGATCTCCTATGGCGTGTGACAAAGCCGGGATCGTATTATCTTTCCGTAAGCTATTGTGGAACGGAGGAATTTCCCGGATTGACGAGTGTCACGGAAGATAACATCAGGTGGGAGTTGGGAAGACTGTTCGAGCTAAAAGAGCTGTCCACGTTTCGCTTCTATTCCCCTCTTCAGCGGAAGGAGATCGATGGCATTTCAGCCCTGCTGTACCGTCCGGAGCCGAAAAGAACAGAGAAACAATAG
- a CDS encoding PSD1 and planctomycete cytochrome C domain-containing protein, with the protein MGVAVRGALLLVGTLAFVLGGTQWGVGEPTGDAHVQATETRVDFVHEIAPVIQKRCGECHVGHRAEAGLSFNTRQSLLKAEVIVIGHPEESELVRRISSNDPDERMPPNGPPLDPQTIEKIKLWIAQGAPWEEGYALSPQENQTEPPLKLAEVTIPPADDEVTHPIDRLAREYFRTHNMTFPQVVDDQTFLRRVGFDLVGLPPTPEEVAGFLADSASDKRDRWVRRLLDDRTAYADHWMSFWNDLLRNDYTGTGYIDGGRKQISAWLYQALYNNMPYDEFVRELVAPSSPESEGFMRGIKWRGNVNASQRVELQFAQTTSQVFLGINMKCASCHDSFIDRWKLTDAYGLAAIVAEEPLEIHRCDKPTGQMATPHFLYPELGDIDPNPPPQERLKQYARLLTVADNGRTSRTIVNRIWHRLMGRGLVHPVDMMSQPAWSPELLDYLARYLVDHKWDLKELIYHICTSRIYQAVCDESATPGEEKYVFRGPLPRRITAEQFCDTVWRLTGNSPAKPAFNPPVADRKADFVRASLTAADAFQLALGRPQRDVVVSTRPEVITTLQALNLSIGPRLHEDLEAGARNLLQKFADKPADDLVRHIYLMTLTREPTPAEKQVLTSVLNIESLDIPARNLEAAHVEDLLWMIVMLPEFQTIR; encoded by the coding sequence GTGGGTGTTGCGGTCCGTGGCGCTCTGCTACTTGTTGGCACTCTCGCATTTGTCCTGGGAGGCACTCAGTGGGGCGTGGGTGAGCCAACGGGCGATGCTCACGTGCAGGCGACCGAAACCCGTGTCGATTTTGTTCACGAGATTGCGCCCGTTATCCAGAAACGCTGTGGTGAATGCCACGTTGGTCATCGCGCGGAAGCAGGCCTCTCTTTCAATACGCGGCAGTCCCTTCTTAAGGCCGAGGTCATCGTCATCGGCCATCCGGAAGAGAGTGAGTTGGTGCGGCGCATCTCGTCGAACGATCCTGATGAAAGAATGCCGCCGAATGGGCCGCCGCTGGATCCGCAGACCATCGAAAAAATCAAACTCTGGATCGCTCAAGGTGCCCCATGGGAAGAGGGCTACGCCCTCAGTCCACAGGAGAATCAGACCGAGCCGCCGCTCAAGCTAGCCGAGGTCACGATCCCGCCCGCGGATGATGAGGTCACCCATCCGATTGATCGGCTGGCTCGTGAGTATTTTCGGACGCACAATATGACATTCCCGCAAGTGGTGGATGATCAAACATTCCTTCGGCGAGTAGGATTCGATCTGGTCGGGCTTCCTCCCACACCCGAAGAAGTGGCGGGCTTTCTGGCTGACTCGGCGTCGGATAAACGAGATCGCTGGGTGCGACGGCTTCTCGATGACCGAACGGCTTACGCTGACCACTGGATGTCTTTCTGGAATGATTTACTGCGGAACGACTACACGGGCACCGGCTACATCGATGGTGGTCGAAAGCAAATCTCCGCCTGGCTTTATCAAGCTCTGTATAACAATATGCCCTATGACGAATTTGTGCGCGAGCTCGTCGCTCCCTCCAGCCCTGAGTCCGAGGGTTTCATGCGGGGCATCAAATGGCGGGGCAATGTGAACGCGAGTCAACGGGTGGAATTGCAATTTGCCCAGACCACGTCCCAAGTCTTTCTGGGCATCAACATGAAGTGTGCCTCTTGCCATGATAGCTTTATCGACCGGTGGAAACTGACAGATGCGTATGGGCTGGCAGCGATCGTGGCGGAAGAGCCATTGGAAATTCACCGTTGCGATAAGCCTACTGGCCAGATGGCAACGCCGCACTTTCTCTATCCAGAGCTTGGCGATATCGATCCGAACCCGCCACCCCAGGAACGGTTGAAGCAATATGCCCGACTGCTGACCGTTGCCGACAACGGTCGCACCAGTCGGACGATCGTCAATCGCATTTGGCATCGTCTGATGGGGCGGGGACTGGTCCATCCAGTGGACATGATGTCCCAGCCGGCTTGGTCACCAGAGCTGTTGGATTACCTCGCACGTTACCTCGTTGATCATAAGTGGGATTTGAAAGAATTGATCTACCACATCTGTACTTCGCGAATCTATCAGGCGGTGTGTGATGAGTCGGCGACGCCGGGCGAAGAAAAGTATGTGTTTCGTGGTCCCCTGCCCCGTCGCATCACCGCAGAGCAGTTCTGTGATACCGTGTGGCGGCTGACGGGGAACAGCCCGGCCAAGCCGGCGTTTAATCCACCGGTTGCCGATCGAAAAGCCGATTTTGTACGGGCATCGCTGACGGCTGCCGATGCCTTTCAATTGGCCCTGGGTCGACCGCAGCGGGATGTGGTGGTCTCCACTCGGCCGGAAGTCATTACCACCCTTCAAGCCTTGAATCTGTCCATTGGTCCCAGGCTGCACGAGGACCTGGAAGCTGGGGCGCGAAATCTCCTACAAAAGTTTGCCGACAAACCCGCTGATGACTTGGTCCGGCACATTTATCTGATGACGTTGACGCGAGAGCCAACTCCAGCGGAAAAGCAGGTTCTGACAAGCGTGCTTAACATTGAAAGTCTCGATATTCCCGCGCGAAACCTGGAAGCAGCGCACGTGGAAGACCTGCTGTGGATGATCGTCATGCTGCCCGAGTTTCAAACAATCCGTTGA
- a CDS encoding DUF1501 domain-containing protein gives MKSNTIPSERQLTRRSFLKWTAGAAAATYLLGEPRLLANPAPNAPAPRADCCVLLWMAGGMAAPETFDPKRYAPFAKGLPASEILSTFPAIDTVLPGVKISQGLENIAQVLDRGTLIRSHVLPDLGHILHSRHQYHWHTGYVPPQTVAAPHMGAWMARLLGPRNPAIPPFIVIGQRLEGIGEKEELKAFHTGGFLGAEYDPFLIPYPEQALEAVQPPRGMTPSRFESRYQYYRKLAELDPRYKDASDFHRTSILRAMENAHRLLSSPQRKAFDISEEPKSIYEKYNTGRFGLGCLLARRLVEAGARFIEVSTEYVPFEGWDTHENGHLRYAKMKELIDRPIAQLILDLEERGLLDRTLVIVASEFSRDMLIEGVPGSNARDQSRAPADRMEEMIHYGLHRHFTGSSSVLLFGGGIRRGVVFGESAPERPCLAIKDPIGVTDLHATIYTAMGISPQTAMEVERRPFYVTQDGKGRPEMRLFA, from the coding sequence ATGAAGTCAAATACGATTCCCTCCGAAAGGCAATTAACGCGGCGAAGTTTTCTTAAATGGACGGCTGGGGCAGCGGCAGCGACGTACCTTTTGGGAGAGCCACGTCTTTTGGCCAACCCTGCACCTAACGCCCCGGCGCCGCGAGCCGATTGCTGCGTCCTGCTGTGGATGGCGGGTGGAATGGCGGCTCCAGAGACGTTTGATCCGAAGCGTTACGCGCCGTTTGCCAAAGGGTTGCCGGCCAGCGAGATTCTGAGTACCTTTCCGGCCATCGACACAGTGCTTCCCGGCGTCAAAATCTCACAGGGATTGGAAAACATTGCACAGGTTTTGGATCGTGGCACGCTTATCCGTTCCCATGTGTTGCCAGATCTGGGGCACATCCTCCATTCGCGTCATCAGTACCACTGGCACACGGGATATGTGCCTCCGCAAACCGTGGCGGCGCCCCATATGGGAGCGTGGATGGCACGGCTGCTCGGGCCGCGTAATCCTGCCATCCCGCCGTTCATCGTGATTGGTCAGCGCCTGGAGGGAATCGGCGAGAAGGAAGAGTTGAAGGCTTTCCATACGGGGGGTTTTCTCGGCGCAGAGTATGACCCGTTTCTCATCCCTTATCCCGAACAGGCTCTCGAAGCAGTGCAGCCTCCGCGGGGGATGACGCCTTCCCGGTTTGAAAGCCGCTACCAGTATTACCGAAAGCTGGCAGAGCTGGATCCCCGCTATAAGGACGCTAGTGATTTTCACCGCACGTCGATTTTGCGGGCCATGGAAAACGCCCACCGATTGCTCTCGTCTCCGCAACGGAAGGCGTTCGATATCTCAGAGGAACCAAAGTCAATTTACGAGAAGTACAACACGGGCAGGTTTGGGCTGGGTTGCCTTTTAGCAAGACGTCTGGTGGAGGCCGGTGCCCGCTTTATCGAAGTCAGCACAGAATATGTGCCGTTTGAAGGATGGGACACGCACGAGAACGGCCATCTGCGTTACGCGAAGATGAAGGAGCTGATTGACCGTCCAATCGCCCAACTTATTCTGGACCTCGAAGAACGTGGGCTGCTGGATAGAACCCTTGTCATTGTTGCCAGCGAATTCAGTCGAGACATGCTCATCGAGGGTGTTCCCGGCAGTAACGCCCGGGATCAATCACGGGCGCCGGCGGATAGGATGGAGGAAATGATCCACTACGGGCTCCACCGTCACTTTACCGGGTCAAGCTCCGTGCTTCTATTCGGGGGAGGAATTCGTCGCGGCGTGGTATTTGGAGAATCGGCACCGGAGCGGCCGTGTCTCGCCATCAAGGATCCCATCGGTGTTACCGACCTTCATGCGACGATTTACACAGCCATGGGTATCTCGCCACAAACAGCGATGGAGGTGGAACGACGGCCGTTCTACGTCACCCAAGATGGCAAAGGTCGCCCGGAAATGCGGCTTTTCGCGTGA